One window of the Silurus meridionalis isolate SWU-2019-XX chromosome 24, ASM1480568v1, whole genome shotgun sequence genome contains the following:
- the soul5l gene encoding heme-binding protein 2 — protein MFLSGEPVSMFLLRCITSSVLLILAESEVGPSNSPSSYCTESKECLQFELVCQTEEYEVRHYSPTRWVSTDAEAYLMGVGAAMAFRRLYQYITGTNEAGIQMEATAPVLVEVPEETHTWEPAIYTLSFLLPSVFQQDRPPAPTNDKLYFTEMPEMDVYVRSYGGWMLSVSSRLHTHLLTKELQRVNATYNHTHHYAVGYDSPLKLLHRHNEVWYVVNGEPVCNATTYKPTQSTNTNTPTASTANPPAISDPPATE, from the exons ATGTTCCTGAGCGGTGAACCTGTCAGCAT GTTTCTCCTGCGCTGCATCACGTCTTCAGTTCTGCTGATACTGGCTGAGAGTGAAGTGGG ccCGAGTAATTCCCCAAGCAGTTACTGTACCGAGTCTAAAGAGTGCCTGCAGTTTGAGTTGGTGTGTCAGACGGAGGAGTATGAG gtgcgaCATTACTCTCCAACTCGGTGGGTGTCGACTGATGCTGAAGCGTATCTTATGGGAGTTGGAGCAGCAATGGCCTTTAGACGCCTCTATCAGTACATCACTGGAACCAAcgaagcag gtatTCAGATGGAGGCAACAGCTCCAGTTCTAGTTGAAGTACCAGAAGAGACTCACACATGGGAGCCGGCAATCTACACACTCAGCTTCCTGCTTCCATCAGTCTTCCAACAAGATCGCCCTCCTGCACCGACCAATGACAAG ctgtATTTTACTGAGATGCCTGAGATGGATGTGTATGTGAGGAGTTATGGTGGCTGGATGCTCTCCGTCTCGTCCCGACTCCACACACACCTGCTAACTAAAGAGCTACAGAGGGTTAACGCTACTTATAACCACACGCACCACTACGCTGTGGGCTacgacag tcctCTGAAACTCTTACACAGACACAATGAGGTGTGGTACGTGGTGAACGGCGAGCCAGTGTGCAACGCAACGACATATAAACCCACTCAGAGCACCAACACTAATACGCCTACTGCTAGCACTGCTAATCCTCCTGCTATTAGCGATCCTCCTGCTACAGAGTAA
- the LOC124378045 gene encoding protein GPR108 isoform X1: protein MDGMKLVLNQRGDTFNFTFHLTMGAQDQGLYNLNFHYCSNSRPGAVKPYSLSVEIREKNTDGFLSASEIPLPRLYISMAALFLTAAIIWTSTLLKHKYSVFKIHWLMAALAYTKAVSLVFHSINYHFINMEGHPIEGWAVMYYITHLLKGALLFITLALIGTGFAFIKYILSDKEKKIFMIVIPLQVLANVAYIIIEETEEGSSEYALWREILFLVDLICCGAILFPVVWSIRHLQEASTTDGKAAMNLEKLKLFRHYYVMIVCYIYFTRIIAILLKVTVPFQWQWCQEFLIEVSTLVFFVLTGFKFRPASNNPYLQLPQDEEDLEMDEVVTESGVLEGISKVKKTSNGRERHREPAL from the exons ATGGACGGAATGAAGCTGGTCCTGAATCAGCGTGGAGACACCTTCAACTTCACG TTTCACCTCACCATGGGAGCTCAGGATCAGGGTCTGTACAACCTCAACTTCCATTACTGCTCCAACTCCAGACCTGGTGCAGTCAAGCCCTACTCCCTCAGT gtggagATCAGGGAGAAGAACACAGATGGTTTTCTCTCGGCTTCTGAGATTCCTCTGCCGCGGCTCTACATTAGCATGGCTGCACTGTTCCTCACAGCAGCCATCATCTGGACATCAACGCTGCTCAAACACaa gTACAGTGTGTTTAAGATCCACTGGCTGATGGCAGCACTCGCCTACACAAAAGCCGTGTCCTTGGTTTTCCACAGT ATTAATTATCACTTCATCAACATGGAGGGTCATCCTATCGAAGGCTGGGCTGTAATGTACTACATCACTCacct cctgaAGGGAGCGCTGCTGTTCATTACTCTGGCTCTAATAGGAACCGGCTTTGCTTTCATCAAGTACATTCTCTCTGACAAGGAGAAGAAGATCTTCATGATCGTCATCCCTCTACAG GTGTTGGCTAACGTGGCGTACATCATCATCGAGGAGACGGAGGAAGGCTCGAGTGAGTACGCACTGTGGAGGGAGATCCTGTTCCTCGTAGACCTCATCTGCTGCGGAGCCATCCTCTTCCCCgttgtctg GTCAATTCGACACCTGCAGGAAGCCTCTACTACAGACGGCAAAG CTGCCATGAATCTGGAGAAGCTGAAGCTCTTCAGGCATTACTACGTGATG atcgtATGTTATATCTACTTCACGAGGATCATCGCCATCCTGCTGAAGGTCACTGTACCCTTCCAGTGGCAATGGTGCCAAGAG TTCCTGATAGAGGTGTCCACTCTGGTGTTCTTTGTGTTAACGGGCTTTAAGTTCCGCCCTGCATCTAATAACCCCTACCTGCAGCTGCCCCAGGACGAGGAGGACCTGGAGATGGATGAagt TGTGACTGAGTCGGGGGTGTTGGAGGGCATCTCCAAGGTGAAGAAGACATCCAACGGCcgtgagagacacagagagccTGCCTTGTGA